In the genome of Acidobacteriota bacterium, one region contains:
- the lepB gene encoding signal peptidase I, whose amino-acid sequence MLGERKLLGLGFGGWLLNLTLAILIAFVVVLFAFQPVQVEGYSMMPHLQNRERLLIDKVSFGVQPLQRGDVVVFHYPLDPSQIFIKRIIGLPGDHLVIWDGTVYINGNKLIEPYVKKKFQDYADFSEVTVPPREYYVLGDHRNSSNDSRFWGCLPSKDIFGRAVFAYWPPADLGLIH is encoded by the coding sequence ATGTTGGGCGAGAGGAAACTTCTGGGCTTAGGCTTTGGTGGCTGGCTGCTCAACCTCACCCTCGCCATCCTGATCGCCTTCGTAGTCGTGCTGTTCGCGTTTCAGCCCGTGCAGGTCGAAGGCTACAGCATGATGCCGCATTTGCAGAACCGCGAGCGGCTTCTCATTGACAAGGTCTCCTTTGGCGTCCAGCCGCTCCAGCGCGGTGATGTGGTCGTATTTCATTACCCGCTCGATCCCTCTCAGATCTTCATTAAGCGCATCATCGGCCTGCCCGGCGATCATCTGGTGATCTGGGATGGGACGGTCTACATCAACGGCAACAAGCTCATTGAGCCTTACGTGAAAAAGAAGTTTCAGGACTATGCCGATTTCTCCGAGGTCACCGTCCCGCCGCGCGAGTATTACGTGCTCGGTGATCACCGCAACAGCTCGAACGACAGCCGTTTCTGGGGCTGCCTGCCCTCCAAAGACATCTTCGGCCGCGCTGTCTTTGCCTACTGGCCGCCAGCGGATCTGGGGCTAATTCACTAG
- a CDS encoding FtsX-like permease family protein, giving the protein MRVGLEVAGKEFGLAWRRLWRRWTVTVLAIATLGLAMGASTAMFSVFYGLVEHPLPLPEARQLVWLQTDSRSTRQINPAGASILDILSYQRRTRALSAVAGFEEDTCTLLGSGAPQHILYTGIEGDFFRALGVAPALGRWLQPSDGAVSFPTVTVISHHVWQMDFGGDPQVLGKKIDVDGLWYSVVGVMPPGFDYPHGSQLWFSEVTIGIPANYRGWRHLSLFGRLKPGVTLAQGRQDLSAVAASLAAKYPKYDGDVGLQVTSLASHVSGPVASELDLMMIGALLVLGLACANVGNLMLGAAVNRWPQIALQVSLGARRRRLFGQLFAEGLTLALLASALGWVIAWGILPLIRYWQGAGLPQGPAIALNGVVVVFAGVITLLMALWFALAPAIELLRLHLGQSLLRDSSPAPRRSPLPAILVVAEVAVTVILLVGAGLFWQSLQRLRHANPGFQPAHVLTFRAAILANNPQQKMARLPYFTRLNQQVRQMPGVAAVGMVSNLPMTTPIAFVNVAEAGTTAASQQPDVLPGAGELAALPGYFQAMGIPLRGRDFVPSDNAKSQPLVAILSASIAHSVFGQQDPIGRPVVLKRAGFGSTARVIGVAGDVPSHLPGDGVAPTVYLPLPRLAVTIMSTAVLARGNPNQLLPAIRRASAQINPQVALFEAATMSQRLSRIMAPVTYRTNLLGLLAILALCLAAAGLYGVLAHGVMQRQHDIGIRMALGADPRRVRHAILAESLRLIGIGAVVGLLISWWLSSSVQPLLAGSRSGGWPWIAVPVLVMIVGLLATLIPAQRAARIDPAITLRHE; this is encoded by the coding sequence ATGCGGGTCGGATTGGAAGTTGCGGGGAAAGAGTTCGGCCTGGCTTGGCGGCGGCTGTGGCGCCGCTGGACCGTCACCGTGCTGGCGATTGCGACCCTGGGTCTGGCCATGGGCGCTAGCACCGCCATGTTCAGCGTGTTTTACGGCCTGGTAGAGCATCCGCTGCCCTTGCCCGAAGCGCGCCAACTGGTCTGGCTGCAAACGGACAGCCGCTCCACCCGCCAAATCAACCCCGCCGGCGCCTCGATTCTGGATATCCTCTCCTACCAGCGGCGGACGCGTGCGCTGTCTGCCGTGGCGGGATTTGAGGAGGACACCTGCACCCTGCTCGGCAGCGGCGCACCGCAACACATACTTTATACCGGCATCGAAGGCGACTTTTTCCGCGCCCTGGGGGTGGCTCCGGCGTTGGGCCGCTGGCTGCAGCCGAGCGACGGCGCGGTCAGTTTTCCCACGGTGACCGTCATCAGCCATCACGTATGGCAGATGGACTTTGGCGGCGATCCGCAAGTACTGGGCAAAAAAATCGATGTCGATGGCCTTTGGTATAGCGTCGTGGGCGTCATGCCGCCCGGCTTTGATTATCCTCACGGCAGTCAGTTGTGGTTTAGCGAAGTCACCATCGGGATTCCGGCCAACTATCGCGGCTGGCGGCACTTATCCCTGTTTGGGCGGCTGAAGCCGGGCGTGACGCTGGCACAAGGCCGGCAGGACCTGAGCGCCGTCGCCGCCAGCCTCGCCGCCAAGTACCCCAAGTATGACGGTGACGTAGGGCTACAAGTGACTTCTCTGGCGAGTCATGTGTCTGGTCCGGTGGCGTCCGAGCTGGACCTGATGATGATCGGCGCGCTGCTGGTGTTAGGGCTGGCCTGCGCCAACGTGGGCAATCTGATGCTCGGCGCGGCCGTGAACCGTTGGCCGCAAATCGCTTTGCAGGTGAGTCTGGGCGCGCGCCGGCGCCGGCTCTTTGGACAGCTTTTTGCGGAGGGACTGACGTTGGCGCTGCTGGCCAGTGCCCTCGGTTGGGTCATCGCCTGGGGAATCTTACCGCTCATACGGTACTGGCAAGGGGCCGGTCTGCCACAAGGCCCGGCCATTGCTCTCAATGGAGTGGTGGTCGTCTTCGCGGGCGTCATTACACTTCTCATGGCCCTCTGGTTTGCGCTGGCGCCCGCCATCGAGTTGCTGCGCCTGCACCTCGGGCAAAGTCTGCTGCGCGATTCCAGCCCGGCTCCGCGCCGTTCTCCGTTACCTGCGATTCTGGTCGTCGCCGAAGTCGCCGTCACCGTCATCCTGCTGGTGGGCGCCGGCCTCTTCTGGCAGAGCCTGCAGCGGCTGCGCCATGCCAATCCCGGTTTCCAGCCGGCGCATGTCCTAACCTTTCGGGCCGCCATTCTCGCCAACAACCCGCAGCAAAAAATGGCACGTCTGCCCTACTTCACGCGCCTGAATCAGCAGGTTCGCCAGATGCCCGGCGTCGCTGCGGTGGGCATGGTTTCCAATCTGCCCATGACCACCCCCATCGCTTTCGTAAACGTCGCCGAGGCGGGCACGACGGCGGCATCGCAGCAGCCCGACGTGTTGCCGGGCGCGGGCGAACTGGCAGCCTTGCCCGGCTACTTCCAGGCCATGGGCATTCCCTTGCGCGGACGCGATTTTGTGCCGTCCGACAACGCGAAATCTCAGCCACTGGTCGCCATCCTCAGCGCCAGCATTGCGCACAGCGTGTTTGGGCAGCAGGATCCGATCGGCCGTCCGGTGGTGCTGAAGCGTGCCGGCTTTGGGTCCACGGCGCGGGTGATTGGCGTGGCTGGCGACGTTCCGTCTCACCTGCCGGGCGACGGCGTGGCGCCGACCGTCTATTTGCCGCTGCCGCGCCTTGCGGTGACCATCATGTCGACCGCGGTGCTGGCACGGGGCAACCCCAATCAGCTCTTGCCGGCTATCCGCCGTGCCTCGGCGCAGATTAATCCGCAAGTCGCGTTGTTTGAAGCCGCGACCATGTCTCAGCGTCTATCACGGATCATGGCGCCGGTAACCTATCGCACTAATTTACTCGGCCTTTTGGCTATTCTGGCCCTCTGTCTTGCCGCGGCAGGCCTGTATGGCGTCCTGGCGCACGGCGTGATGCAGCGACAACACGACATTGGGATAAGAATGGCTCTCGGCGCCGACCCGCGCAGGGTGCGGCACGCCATCCTGGCTGAGTCCCTGCGCCTGATTGGAATCGGCGCGGTCGTAGGCTTGCTGATCTCCTGGTGGCTGAGCAGCAGCGTTCAGCCGTTGCTGGCCGGTTCCCGCTCTGGCGGCTGGCCTTGGATCGCCGTGCCGGTGCTGGTCATGATCGTCGGCCTGCTGGCGACTCTCATCCCCGCGCAGCGCGCCGCCCGCATCGACCCCGCCATCACCTTGCGCCACGAATAG
- a CDS encoding DUF541 domain-containing protein, with protein sequence MRKTVCVAALLLTPALALAQAKAPNAPTVTVTAQGSFKTAPDTAVVSMEVTGQSADLKTAYAQAQSQAAEVRMLLRQQGFRPDEAHWSGFQVQPNVDYKTHQVTSYTVRNDLELKLTDFARIGSLLNAATGKGLNALRNVSFELAHPEKAKAAAIADGFAKARGEAAALARAAGVALAGLQSVTVDTSGGFVRPMPRFTAMAAEAVPAPTEQFTPQEITVTANITAVFNLGH encoded by the coding sequence ATGCGCAAAACCGTTTGTGTCGCCGCGCTCCTGCTGACGCCCGCTTTGGCGCTGGCGCAGGCCAAAGCGCCCAACGCACCCACCGTAACGGTCACGGCCCAGGGCAGCTTCAAGACCGCGCCCGATACGGCCGTCGTCTCGATGGAAGTGACCGGCCAAAGCGCTGACCTGAAGACTGCCTATGCCCAGGCGCAAAGCCAGGCCGCCGAAGTGCGTATGCTCCTGCGCCAGCAAGGCTTCCGGCCCGACGAGGCGCACTGGAGCGGCTTTCAGGTGCAGCCGAACGTAGACTATAAAACCCATCAGGTCACCAGTTACACCGTTCGCAATGATCTCGAACTTAAGCTGACCGACTTCGCCCGTATCGGTTCGCTCCTGAACGCTGCCACCGGCAAGGGTCTGAACGCGCTTCGCAACGTCAGCTTCGAGCTTGCGCATCCGGAAAAAGCCAAAGCCGCAGCGATTGCGGATGGCTTTGCCAAAGCCCGCGGTGAAGCCGCCGCTTTGGCGCGCGCCGCCGGTGTGGCGCTGGCCGGCCTGCAATCGGTAACGGTGGATACCTCGGGTGGCTTCGTCCGGCCGATGCCGCGCTTTACCGCCATGGCCGCCGAGGCCGTTCCCGCCCCGACGGAGCAGTTCACCCCTCAGGAAATTACCGTCACCGCCAACATCACCGCCGTCTTCAACCTCGGCCATTGA
- a CDS encoding glycosyltransferase family 2 protein, which translates to MTPPALSIVIPTWNGRDLLARFLPSVAAELTPERELVISDDGSTDGTAAWLAEHYPAARVLRSERNRGFGPAANAGIETARAEIVVLLNSDVELTPGCLDPIALGFDRSELFGITLRAFDLPEKVFSTGGKLGRFRRGFWESWRNYEQPAGASFMLAGGFCAFRRSAFLELGGFDPVFAPYYSEDLDLSYRARKRGWQLAYEPASVLYHQRSSSVNRHQNRFRRQAIIERNRLLFHWRNLDRSRLLRHLAWAHLLLLQMLLKGNWAYHLGYGQALRRIGQVRRFRASEKPYWRLRDAALELAATSQAVSASSVQGFL; encoded by the coding sequence TTGACGCCTCCCGCCCTCAGCATTGTCATTCCGACCTGGAACGGCCGTGATCTCCTCGCCCGCTTCCTGCCCTCCGTCGCCGCCGAGCTCACGCCTGAGCGTGAGCTGGTGATCTCGGACGACGGTTCCACCGACGGCACTGCCGCCTGGCTGGCCGAGCATTACCCGGCGGCGCGCGTCCTGCGTTCCGAGCGCAACCGCGGCTTCGGTCCTGCCGCCAACGCCGGCATCGAAACCGCGCGGGCGGAGATAGTTGTCCTGCTCAACAGCGATGTCGAGCTAACGCCCGGCTGCCTCGATCCCATTGCCCTCGGCTTCGACCGCTCCGAACTCTTCGGCATCACGCTCCGCGCCTTCGATCTGCCCGAAAAAGTCTTTTCCACCGGCGGCAAGCTCGGCCGTTTCCGCCGCGGCTTTTGGGAGTCCTGGCGCAACTACGAGCAGCCTGCAGGCGCGAGCTTCATGCTGGCCGGCGGCTTCTGTGCCTTCCGCCGCAGCGCGTTTCTGGAACTCGGCGGCTTCGACCCTGTCTTTGCCCCCTATTACAGCGAAGACCTCGACCTGTCCTACCGCGCCCGCAAGCGCGGCTGGCAGCTCGCCTACGAGCCTGCCTCCGTCCTCTACCATCAGCGCAGCTCCAGCGTGAACCGCCATCAGAACCGTTTCCGCCGCCAGGCGATCATCGAACGCAACCGGCTTCTGTTCCACTGGCGCAACCTCGACCGCTCCCGCCTGCTGCGGCACCTCGCCTGGGCGCACCTGCTGCTATTGCAGATGCTGCTTAAGGGCAATTGGGCCTACCATCTAGGTTATGGGCAAGCTCTGCGTCGCATCGGCCAGGTCCGCCGTTTCCGCGCATCCGAGAAGCCGTACTGGCGGCTGCGTGACGCCGCGCTCGAGCTGGCCGCAACATCACAGGCCGTGAGTGCATCCTCAGTACAGGGGTTCTTATGA
- a CDS encoding YtxH domain-containing protein: MKKWILPTLAVGVVVFLMTRQGRELQDKISDNFGDWIDNLERSGQRLSDTLEKVQSVLARCNRTLEQIAG, from the coding sequence ATGAAGAAGTGGATTTTGCCAACCTTAGCCGTGGGCGTGGTCGTATTCCTGATGACCCGCCAGGGCAGGGAACTGCAAGACAAGATCAGCGACAATTTCGGCGACTGGATCGACAACCTCGAGCGCTCTGGCCAGCGCCTTTCCGATACGCTGGAGAAAGTCCAATCCGTCCTCGCTCGCTGCAACCGCACGTTGGAGCAAATCGCCGGCTGA
- a CDS encoding lipid-A-disaccharide synthase yields MEVMIIAGEASGDAHAAELITELRRRFPALHFFGCGGERMAAAGCELLVHDRELAVMGLVEVVRHLPRLRRLLAKLKAALRERRPQGVILVDFPDFNLRLAAAAHELKIPVAYFISPQLWAWRSGRVKQIQRYVKRMICIFPFEEEFYERHGVQVAAVGHPLVERVARWRAEHPVARDDRTVAVLPGSRQREVEMHLPVLTEAMQRLQATHGCKFVLPVAPHVSVESIRAMVPEGVQLLPGNEMYTALAQARMALVASGTATVETALLGVPMVVFYKLAPLSFQLGRRLVHTEHVAMVNLIAERGVVPELIQGAFSAAAITDWATRLLGDGPERQVQLDGLAEVRARLGPPGAISRAADAVAGALGLCGHVGLAST; encoded by the coding sequence ATGGAGGTGATGATCATTGCGGGCGAGGCTTCCGGCGACGCGCACGCGGCGGAACTGATTACGGAGTTGCGGCGGCGCTTCCCGGCCCTGCATTTTTTTGGCTGCGGAGGAGAGCGCATGGCTGCGGCGGGATGCGAGCTGCTGGTCCATGACCGCGAGCTGGCGGTGATGGGGTTGGTGGAAGTCGTGCGCCATCTGCCGCGTCTGCGGCGGCTGCTGGCCAAGCTGAAAGCCGCGCTGCGGGAACGGCGGCCGCAGGGCGTCATTCTGGTGGATTTTCCGGATTTCAACCTGCGGCTGGCGGCCGCGGCGCATGAGCTGAAAATTCCGGTGGCTTATTTCATCAGCCCCCAACTTTGGGCCTGGCGCAGTGGGCGGGTGAAGCAGATTCAGCGATACGTGAAGCGGATGATCTGCATTTTCCCGTTTGAGGAGGAGTTTTACGAGCGCCATGGCGTGCAGGTCGCCGCGGTAGGCCATCCGCTGGTAGAGCGCGTGGCGCGATGGCGGGCGGAACACCCGGTTGCGAGGGATGACCGCACCGTCGCGGTCCTGCCGGGCAGCCGGCAGCGCGAAGTCGAGATGCATCTGCCGGTGCTGACCGAGGCCATGCAGCGCTTGCAGGCCACACACGGATGCAAGTTTGTACTGCCGGTGGCGCCGCATGTTTCTGTCGAAAGCATACGCGCCATGGTCCCCGAAGGCGTGCAATTGCTGCCCGGCAATGAGATGTACACGGCCTTGGCGCAGGCGCGGATGGCGCTGGTCGCCAGCGGCACGGCAACGGTGGAAACCGCGCTGCTAGGCGTGCCGATGGTGGTGTTCTACAAGCTCGCGCCGCTCAGCTTTCAGCTTGGACGGCGGCTGGTGCATACCGAGCATGTGGCCATGGTGAACCTCATTGCCGAACGTGGTGTGGTCCCCGAGCTCATCCAGGGCGCGTTTTCGGCTGCGGCGATCACGGATTGGGCCACGCGGTTGCTGGGCGACGGCCCCGAACGGCAGGTGCAGCTTGACGGCCTAGCGGAGGTGCGGGCAAGGCTGGGTCCGCCGGGCGCCATCAGTCGTGCCGCGGATGCCGTGGCCGGGGCTTTGGGCCTTTGCGGGCACGTGGGACTGGCGAGTACCTAA
- a CDS encoding PIN domain-containing protein codes for MIADTGGLLRALARRPDGLPSFPDFTSELREAVRVVVPGLVLAEVDYFLRAERAAMRALVADIFDPASRYEFEPALPDDIARALYLDARFAELQLGLVDGCVAAVAERRKTFRVLTTDRRDFGALRVGPHLDRPLDLVP; via the coding sequence TTGATTGCCGACACCGGCGGCCTGCTCCGCGCCTTGGCGCGCCGGCCGGATGGACTCCCGAGCTTCCCCGACTTCACTTCCGAGTTGCGGGAAGCGGTGCGCGTGGTGGTGCCAGGACTTGTACTGGCTGAGGTGGATTATTTCTTGCGCGCCGAGCGGGCCGCTATGCGGGCGCTCGTGGCGGACATCTTTGATCCGGCCAGCCGTTACGAGTTCGAACCTGCGCTGCCGGATGATATCGCGCGCGCCCTTTACCTGGACGCTCGTTTTGCCGAGTTGCAGCTTGGTCTGGTTGATGGCTGTGTAGCGGCCGTCGCGGAACGGCGAAAAACGTTTCGCGTGTTGACCACGGACCGTCGCGATTTTGGAGCCTTGCGCGTGGGGCCGCATTTGGACCGCCCCCTGGATCTCGTGCCTTAG
- a CDS encoding histidine triad nucleotide-binding protein has protein sequence MAAEDCLFCRIIAGEIPSKKVYEDEHVYAFEDIQPGAPTHILLVPKRHLGGLAEAGEGDARLLGELQLHAARLAGERKLTGGYRTVLNVGPDAGQSVFHLHLHLLGGRAMHWPPG, from the coding sequence ATGGCGGCGGAAGATTGCCTATTTTGCCGCATCATTGCGGGCGAAATTCCCTCGAAGAAGGTCTACGAGGATGAGCACGTCTATGCGTTTGAGGATATTCAGCCGGGCGCGCCGACGCACATTCTGCTGGTGCCGAAGCGGCATCTGGGCGGCCTGGCCGAGGCCGGGGAAGGCGATGCGCGGTTGCTCGGCGAGCTGCAACTGCACGCGGCGCGGCTGGCGGGTGAACGTAAGCTGACGGGCGGATACCGGACAGTGTTGAATGTTGGACCCGATGCCGGCCAAAGCGTGTTTCACCTGCACCTGCACCTGCTGGGCGGCCGCGCCATGCATTGGCCGCCGGGCTAG
- a CDS encoding tetratricopeptide repeat protein, whose amino-acid sequence MPWPGLWAFAGTWDWRVPNRTRNSVYTEGNYMKRRNIKGVLLAIAVALALVAISDAQGTQAIPPPPVIKHQAPPKTLKEQAPAPLPTAPPPPFVVGHYDLNLNFNFPAHTLETTAKLTINPASQLTSASLQLNQAMQIRSITDAAGNALAHMRQQDKVIVTFSPPLAANTPSVITVQYAGALPDAATSPISGIRTAYVGTDGAFLLYPGEWFPMAGYDTSRFTADITATLPAGMTMVASGTGTTTAAANGGTTYHFQQAHASFPGTVIVTPLKAQSFNQNGVASNFYFSSDVPAALAAGYAKTAADIYTFLTDTFGTPPYATATQPLQFVELPSDALPSFASPGLVVLSRTSIGSSVSLNLMVDEIAQQWFGVMVSPASLDDAWLQYGAARYAEALYIDHTQGKAAWQALVQQLAVGALSYPQTALSNSSSLYVFSPQFQDMNYDKGAMLFHMLSWQLGAQPFNNALRDIVNHYAWKPITTNDFMQALQKSTDADLRSFFSQWYQGTAIPTFSDQYTIYRLGTGGFRVTGTVQQNLDLFNMPVEVAVETDGATATRTVPVSGSTSSFSLDMQDRPLKVSVDPNGWILKASPALDLKVALSRGDNDVAAGNFPAAVAQYESALKINPISSLSYYRLAEAYYQEENWQNAADAYRQAINGDLNPEWVAVWSHIQLGKIFDMTGQRNRALNEYQLAIATHDDTNNAQEIARQYMQSPYKTSNGPAASGGE is encoded by the coding sequence ATGCCGTGGCCGGGGCTTTGGGCCTTTGCGGGCACGTGGGACTGGCGAGTACCTAACCGGACCCGCAACAGCGTCTATACTGAAGGCAACTATATGAAACGCCGGAATATCAAGGGCGTCCTTCTGGCCATTGCGGTGGCATTGGCTTTGGTAGCAATTTCGGATGCGCAGGGAACGCAGGCCATCCCTCCGCCGCCGGTGATCAAGCATCAAGCACCGCCCAAAACGCTGAAAGAGCAAGCGCCGGCGCCGCTGCCGACGGCGCCGCCGCCACCGTTTGTGGTCGGTCATTACGACCTGAACCTGAACTTTAATTTTCCTGCGCATACGCTGGAAACCACGGCCAAGTTGACCATTAATCCTGCCAGCCAACTGACCAGCGCCAGCTTGCAGTTGAATCAGGCCATGCAGATCCGGAGCATCACCGACGCCGCCGGCAATGCGCTGGCCCACATGCGGCAGCAGGACAAGGTGATCGTAACGTTTTCGCCGCCGCTCGCCGCCAACACGCCCAGCGTCATTACCGTGCAGTATGCCGGCGCGCTGCCCGACGCCGCCACGAGCCCGATCAGCGGCATCCGCACGGCCTATGTGGGGACCGACGGTGCGTTCTTACTGTACCCGGGCGAGTGGTTTCCGATGGCGGGCTACGATACCTCGCGCTTCACCGCTGACATTACGGCTACATTGCCGGCGGGCATGACCATGGTAGCGAGCGGAACCGGAACCACGACGGCGGCGGCCAATGGGGGTACGACCTACCACTTCCAACAGGCCCACGCCAGCTTCCCAGGCACCGTGATTGTCACACCGCTCAAGGCGCAGAGCTTTAACCAGAACGGGGTGGCCTCGAACTTCTACTTCAGCTCGGACGTTCCCGCAGCGCTGGCCGCCGGCTATGCCAAGACTGCGGCGGATATATACACGTTCCTGACCGACACGTTCGGCACGCCGCCCTATGCGACGGCCACGCAGCCGCTGCAGTTTGTCGAGCTGCCTTCGGATGCGCTGCCTTCGTTCGCCTCGCCGGGACTGGTGGTGCTGTCGCGCACCTCGATTGGCTCCAGCGTGAGCCTGAACCTGATGGTGGACGAGATCGCGCAGCAATGGTTTGGGGTGATGGTCAGCCCCGCATCGCTCGACGATGCCTGGCTGCAGTATGGCGCGGCGCGCTACGCCGAGGCGCTCTACATCGACCACACCCAGGGTAAAGCCGCCTGGCAAGCGCTGGTACAGCAGCTTGCGGTCGGGGCGTTGAGCTATCCGCAAACGGCGCTCAGCAATTCCAGCTCGCTCTACGTGTTCTCTCCGCAGTTCCAGGACATGAACTACGACAAAGGCGCGATGCTGTTCCATATGCTGAGCTGGCAGCTTGGCGCGCAGCCCTTCAACAATGCCCTGCGCGACATCGTGAATCACTATGCCTGGAAGCCGATCACCACCAATGATTTCATGCAGGCGCTGCAAAAGAGCACCGACGCTGACCTGCGCAGCTTTTTCAGCCAGTGGTATCAGGGCACGGCGATTCCGACGTTTTCCGATCAGTACACCATTTATCGCCTGGGCACGGGCGGGTTCCGTGTGACCGGGACCGTGCAGCAGAATCTGGATTTATTCAACATGCCGGTCGAAGTTGCGGTTGAGACCGACGGGGCCACGGCGACGCGGACCGTTCCGGTGTCCGGCAGCACGAGCAGTTTCAGTCTGGACATGCAGGACCGGCCGCTGAAGGTGTCGGTCGACCCCAACGGCTGGATTCTCAAAGCCAGCCCGGCACTGGACCTAAAGGTCGCACTCTCGCGCGGCGACAACGATGTGGCAGCCGGCAACTTCCCGGCGGCGGTGGCGCAATACGAAAGCGCGCTGAAAATCAACCCTATCAGCTCGCTCTCGTACTACCGGCTGGCCGAGGCGTATTACCAGGAAGAAAACTGGCAGAACGCCGCCGACGCCTACCGGCAGGCGATCAATGGGGATTTGAATCCGGAGTGGGTTGCGGTCTGGAGCCACATTCAGCTTGGCAAGATCTTTGACATGACCGGCCAGCGCAACCGGGCGCTGAACGAGTACCAGCTCGCCATCGCCACCCACGACGACACCAACAACGCCCAGGAAATCGCCCGCCAATATATGCAATCACCGTACAAGACCAGCAATGGGCCCGCGGCGAGCGGCGGCGAGTAA